In Nocardioides sp. InS609-2, a single genomic region encodes these proteins:
- the dusB gene encoding tRNA dihydrouridine synthase DusB — MTLSAGLTLGPLTVPVPVVLAPMAGITNAAYRRVCAEQGAGLYVCEMITSRGLVERDETTLKMLVFDELETTRSVQLYGTDPVYIGKAAEILCAEFGVDHIDLNFGCPVPKVTRKGGGGALPWKRGLLAEILTSAVAAATPYDVPVTMKTRKGLDDDHLTYLDAGRIAQETGVTAIALHGRTVQQAYSGEADWDAIARLVEHVDIPVLGNGDIWEAADALRMVEQTGVAGVVVGRGCLGRPWLFRDLAAAFRGETVATLPDLGEVRAMMRRHAELLSEHMGEERGCKEFRKHVSWYLKGFAAGGPLRHSLALVDSLAALDELLAELDGDEPFPVSALGLPRGRQGAPRKRVVVPEGWLDDTDGSGAHVPEDTSETTGG, encoded by the coding sequence ATGACCCTCTCCGCAGGCCTGACTCTTGGCCCGCTGACCGTGCCCGTCCCGGTGGTGCTCGCGCCGATGGCCGGCATCACCAACGCGGCGTACCGGCGCGTCTGCGCGGAGCAGGGCGCGGGCCTCTACGTGTGCGAGATGATCACCTCGCGAGGCCTGGTTGAGCGTGATGAGACGACCTTGAAGATGCTCGTCTTCGACGAGCTCGAGACCACGCGGTCGGTGCAGCTCTACGGCACCGACCCCGTCTACATCGGCAAGGCCGCCGAGATCCTCTGCGCCGAGTTCGGGGTCGACCACATCGACCTGAACTTCGGCTGCCCGGTGCCCAAGGTCACCCGCAAGGGCGGCGGAGGTGCGCTGCCGTGGAAGCGCGGCCTGCTCGCCGAGATCCTGACCTCCGCGGTGGCCGCCGCGACGCCGTACGACGTGCCCGTCACGATGAAGACCCGGAAGGGCCTCGACGACGACCACCTCACCTACCTCGACGCCGGGCGGATCGCCCAGGAGACCGGCGTGACCGCGATCGCCCTGCACGGGCGCACCGTCCAGCAGGCCTACTCCGGTGAAGCCGACTGGGACGCCATCGCCCGGCTCGTGGAGCACGTCGACATCCCGGTGCTCGGCAACGGCGACATCTGGGAGGCGGCGGACGCGCTGCGCATGGTCGAGCAGACCGGTGTCGCCGGTGTGGTCGTCGGGCGCGGCTGCCTGGGGCGGCCGTGGCTGTTCCGCGACCTCGCGGCAGCGTTCCGCGGCGAGACCGTGGCGACGCTGCCCGACCTCGGTGAGGTGCGCGCGATGATGCGCCGGCACGCCGAGCTGCTCAGCGAGCACATGGGGGAGGAGCGGGGCTGCAAGGAGTTCCGCAAGCACGTGTCGTGGTACCTCAAGGGCTTCGCCGCCGGCGGTCCGCTGCGGCACTCGCTGGCCCTGGTCGACTCGCTCGCAGCCCTCGACGAGCTGCTCGCCGAGCTCGACGGCGACGAGCCGTTCCCGGTGTCTGCGCTCGGCCTGCCGCGGGGCCGGCAGGGCGCTCCGCGCAAGCGCGTCGTCGTACCGGAGGGGTGGCTCGACGACACCGACGGCAGCGGCGCGCACGTCCCGGAGGACACCTCGGAGACGACCGGGGGATAA